The following coding sequences lie in one Streptomyces venezuelae genomic window:
- a CDS encoding GntR family transcriptional regulator, translated as MAPKTPQWRGLADQIARDIAAGASGYQPGDQLPQIRDLVEQGKGSKTTVLAAYKALEAEGLVSMVRGHGTKVRQRPPHQIRRHQERYVWEKKLALRPDEVRRNNGVVDKDTGLEHDQIHTHATFRAVPADAELAERFGVEVGTLMLHRQYWHSAGDDPTALSLIDSYLVHEVAARNPELLDSAKEPWPGGTHHQLSTIGLEIDRIDDGVRTRLATQAEARKLGIPTGSAVLLLDKTSVSTEGDVVEYSHVVLPGERTELRYSVPLERWTP; from the coding sequence ATGGCACCCAAAACGCCGCAATGGCGTGGACTCGCGGATCAGATCGCTCGGGACATCGCGGCCGGCGCATCCGGGTATCAGCCCGGAGACCAGCTCCCGCAGATTCGGGACCTGGTCGAGCAAGGCAAGGGATCGAAGACCACTGTCCTTGCGGCGTACAAGGCGCTGGAGGCCGAGGGCCTGGTCAGCATGGTCCGCGGGCACGGGACGAAGGTGCGCCAACGCCCGCCGCACCAGATCCGCCGCCACCAGGAGCGTTACGTCTGGGAGAAGAAGCTCGCCCTGAGGCCCGACGAGGTGCGCCGCAACAATGGCGTGGTCGACAAGGACACGGGTCTGGAGCACGACCAGATCCACACGCACGCGACGTTCAGGGCCGTCCCCGCCGATGCAGAACTCGCCGAACGATTCGGCGTGGAGGTGGGCACCCTGATGCTGCACCGGCAGTACTGGCACAGTGCCGGGGACGATCCAACCGCGCTATCGCTGATCGACTCCTACCTCGTCCATGAGGTCGCCGCCCGTAACCCCGAGTTGTTGGACAGCGCCAAGGAACCGTGGCCCGGCGGGACGCACCATCAACTGAGCACCATCGGGCTTGAGATCGACCGGATCGACGACGGCGTCAGGACCCGGCTCGCCACCCAGGCCGAGGCTCGCAAGCTGGGCATCCCGACCGGCAGCGCCGTGCTCCTCCTGGACAAGACCAGCGTTTCGACCGAGGGCGACGTCGTCGAGTACTCGCACGTGGTGCTCCCCGGTGAACGCACAGAGCTGCGGTACTCCGTGCCGCTGGAGAGGTGGACCCCATGA
- a CDS encoding glycosyltransferase family 2 protein: MTRIMSVVTPVHDAALLFLPDAFASLCAQELPTGWDWEWLIQVDGGKETDVPADIREDARVAVGDNRRGGPGVARTMAWGRSRGELVKVLDADDVLPAGALARDIEVMETHPSVGWTVCKVLDLMPDGSLVHYTLGDPAPGQLPRGELYAYWSTTHRPAVHPASLCIRESLLAEAGGWMALPASEDTALLLALDVMADGWFIGEAGLHYRKHPDQTTAHPDHRGSAEWEARMGAIGKRAKALARQQLPNM, encoded by the coding sequence ATGACCCGGATCATGTCGGTCGTGACGCCGGTTCACGATGCGGCGCTGCTCTTCCTGCCCGATGCCTTCGCCTCGCTCTGTGCGCAGGAGCTGCCGACGGGCTGGGACTGGGAGTGGCTGATCCAGGTCGACGGCGGCAAGGAAACGGACGTGCCCGCCGACATCCGCGAAGACGCGCGCGTCGCGGTCGGCGACAACAGGCGCGGCGGTCCTGGAGTCGCCCGGACCATGGCTTGGGGCCGCAGCCGCGGCGAGCTGGTGAAGGTCTTGGACGCTGACGATGTCCTGCCCGCCGGCGCCCTCGCCCGGGACATCGAGGTGATGGAGACGCACCCGTCCGTCGGCTGGACGGTGTGCAAGGTGCTTGACCTCATGCCGGACGGCTCACTGGTGCACTACACACTCGGCGACCCGGCCCCCGGCCAGCTTCCCCGGGGCGAGCTGTACGCCTACTGGTCGACCACGCACCGCCCCGCGGTGCATCCCGCATCGCTCTGCATCCGGGAGAGCCTGCTTGCCGAAGCCGGGGGGTGGATGGCGCTACCCGCGTCGGAAGACACCGCCCTGTTGCTGGCTCTCGACGTGATGGCTGACGGCTGGTTCATCGGCGAGGCAGGACTGCACTACCGCAAGCACCCGGACCAGACGACCGCTCACCCGGACCACCGTGGGAGCGCAGAGTGGGAGGCCAGAATGGGAGCAATCGGCAAGCGCGCGAAAGCACTTGCTCGTCAGCAGCTCCCCAACATGTGA
- a CDS encoding winged helix-turn-helix domain-containing protein, translated as MDWKPDIPRWKQVYAVFEQRIADGEYPPGSQLPGVLAIQGEFGIAQMTARRVLTELREAGLAQMQPGIGTFVTELPKP; from the coding sequence ATGGATTGGAAGCCGGACATCCCGCGGTGGAAGCAGGTCTACGCGGTCTTTGAGCAGCGGATCGCCGATGGCGAGTACCCGCCGGGGAGCCAGTTGCCGGGCGTCCTCGCGATCCAGGGTGAGTTCGGCATTGCGCAGATGACCGCCCGACGAGTACTCACTGAGCTTCGCGAGGCGGGGCTCGCACAGATGCAGCCGGGCATCGGAACCTTCGTTACTGAGCTGCCCAAGCCGTAG